Proteins encoded in a region of the Sphingomonas jaspsi DSM 18422 genome:
- a CDS encoding NAD(P)/FAD-dependent oxidoreductase, whose amino-acid sequence MDKPLDCLVIGGGPAGLTAAIYLSRYHLDILVVDGGKSRCAWIPESHNHAGFPDGINGKELLNRMREQAQRYGTKIADGQVTRLEKRDDGLFEAEWGSGPVVAKTVLLATGVTNRRPPMDTAIHDEAMAVGQIRYCPICDGYEVTDKAVGIIGTGPGGAGEARFVRGYTADIMLIAPDGAHDLSDDDRASLTEAGVRIVDGPIDVIEPGDGEISVTLCDGSRHNFASIYPALGSDTHVSLAEMLGCKLSKDRCIVTDDHQRTSVEGAYAAGDVVKGLDQISHAMGEGGVASTTIRNDLAKVEPIRR is encoded by the coding sequence ATGGACAAACCCCTCGATTGCCTGGTGATTGGCGGCGGCCCGGCAGGGCTGACCGCGGCGATCTACCTGTCGCGGTATCATCTCGACATTTTGGTGGTCGACGGCGGCAAGAGCCGCTGCGCGTGGATCCCGGAAAGCCACAACCATGCCGGCTTCCCCGACGGCATCAACGGCAAGGAATTGCTCAACCGCATGCGCGAGCAGGCGCAGCGATATGGCACCAAGATCGCGGACGGACAGGTCACGCGGTTGGAGAAGCGCGACGACGGCCTCTTTGAGGCCGAATGGGGTTCCGGGCCGGTTGTCGCGAAAACCGTCCTGTTGGCGACCGGCGTCACAAACCGACGCCCGCCGATGGACACTGCGATCCACGACGAAGCGATGGCGGTCGGGCAAATCCGCTATTGCCCTATCTGCGACGGCTATGAAGTCACCGACAAGGCGGTCGGCATCATCGGCACCGGCCCGGGCGGCGCCGGCGAGGCGCGCTTCGTTCGAGGCTACACTGCCGACATCATGCTGATCGCTCCGGACGGTGCTCATGACCTGTCCGACGACGACCGCGCCTCGCTAACCGAAGCGGGGGTCAGGATCGTCGACGGACCCATCGACGTCATCGAACCCGGCGACGGCGAAATCAGCGTCACCCTTTGCGATGGCAGCAGGCACAATTTCGCCAGCATCTATCCGGCGCTAGGCAGCGACACCCATGTCAGCCTGGCAGAAATGCTGGGTTGCAAGCTCAGCAAGGACCGATGCATCGTCACCGACGATCATCAGCGGACCAGCGTTGAAGGTGCCTATGCGGCAGGCGATGTCGTCAAAGGCCTCGACCAGATAAGCCATGCCATGGGTGAAGGCGGCGTGGCATCGACCACCATCCGCAACGACTTGGCGAAGGTCGAACCGATCCGCCGTTAG
- the rimM gene encoding ribosome maturation factor RimM (Essential for efficient processing of 16S rRNA), with translation MSEPVTEAQRVALAAVAGAHGVKGEVRLKLFADSVDSLAAHKNLFVGGSGKKLLSVRDGGKTAIARFDGVASREAAEALRGQLVEVDRDALPPLEEGEYYYADLIGLTCFDSQDNTVGSVVGVENFGAGDLLEVEKTDGKRALIPYRDGIADLVAARIVLDPAFLA, from the coding sequence ATGTCGGAGCCGGTGACCGAAGCACAGCGCGTCGCGCTCGCGGCGGTCGCCGGCGCCCATGGGGTGAAGGGCGAGGTTCGTCTGAAGCTGTTCGCGGACAGCGTCGACAGCCTCGCCGCTCACAAAAATCTATTCGTTGGCGGCAGCGGCAAGAAGCTCCTGTCCGTCCGCGACGGCGGAAAGACCGCTATTGCCCGCTTCGACGGGGTCGCCAGTCGTGAAGCCGCAGAGGCTCTGCGCGGCCAGCTGGTCGAGGTCGATCGCGACGCGCTGCCCCCGCTCGAAGAGGGCGAATATTATTACGCCGACCTTATCGGGCTGACCTGCTTCGACAGCCAAGACAATACGGTGGGCTCGGTTGTGGGAGTCGAGAATTTCGGCGCGGGCGACCTGCTCGAAGTCGAAAAGACCGACGGCAAGCGCGCCCTGATCCCGTATCGCGACGGCATCGCCGACCTGGTCGCTGCCCGGATCGTCCTCGACCCGGCCTTCCTCGCCTAA